The following proteins are encoded in a genomic region of Coffea eugenioides isolate CCC68of chromosome 6, Ceug_1.0, whole genome shotgun sequence:
- the LOC113773861 gene encoding uncharacterized protein LOC113773861, producing the protein MLGVQNLPHMLLAEFFRSDGWDVGKLRQWVLEPIVQQISCIQLFPELEDVMVSFFDWRLLRGFLPLDDRLRKWGMALPSKCVCCSKEAESLNHLFLDGPAASQFLSSSLGGTSHIRSWLPVVICWSLWKVRNQVLFQEELLSVQRFGYVTIPPKVSTSSISVSWLKPLLGFVKLNSDASVVEEVASGRGLLRDHDGNLIFAFYKEFGAAEVLLAEDLALLHGLRLCKEKGYIALQVEVDLESGFFSQGGYPG; encoded by the exons ATGTTAGGGGTGCAGAATCTGCCGCATATGTTGTTGGCAGAATTTTTTAGGAGTGATGGGTGGGATGTTGGTAAGCTTCGCCAATGGGTTCTTGAGCCTATTGTGCAGCAAATCTCATGCATTCAACTCTTTCCTGAGCTTGAAGATGTAATG GTTTCCTTTTTTGATTGGCGACTACTGAGAGGTTTTCTACCATTAGACGATCGACTGAGGAAATGGGGGATGGCTCTTCCTTCCAAGTGTGTCTGTTGCTCGAAAGAGGCGGAATCATTGAATCACTTATTTCTTGATGGCCCGGCAGCTTCACAG tttctttcttcctccttgGGTGGCACTTCTCATATTAGATCTTGGTTACCCGTGGTTATCTGTTGGTCATTATGGAAAGTTCGCAATCAGGTGCTGTTTCAAGAGGAGTTGCTCTCAGTGCAAAGG TTTGGATATGTGACCATTCCCCCAAAGGTGAGCACGAGTAGCATTAGTGTGTCCTGGCTTAAGCCTCTGCTGGGTTTTGTCAAGCTAAATTCTGATGCAAGTGTGGTAGAAGAGGTGGCCTCAGGTAGGGGGCTACTCCGGGATCACGATGGTAACTTGATTTTTGCATTCTATAAGGAGTTTGGTGCTGCGGAGGTGTTGTTGGCTGAAGACCTGGCGTTATTGCATGGTCTTCGACTTTGCAAGGAGAAAGGTTACATTGCGCTTCAAGTGGAGGTAGATTTAGAGTCTGGCTTTTTTAGTCAAGGCGGATACCCTGGCTAA